Proteins from one Sabethes cyaneus chromosome 2, idSabCyanKW18_F2, whole genome shotgun sequence genomic window:
- the LOC128738836 gene encoding regulatory-associated protein of mTOR-like — MEVDLQTITSLHLNATFVLPDIVAWELTERTDSWINVHWLEKRTVLEAVNAETELTDLDREQSYSVRAGFRSLPDPTDLELKKICRLLNDNNKRKNNIYKRPLVHYNGHSVEAGNPEEKLFLMHDDRYTGKINRVDASLVQEWLEMPAVFVYDCDSAGRFLEGLSEDNENLHLASCGVHEKLPELQRDLFSRVLSCPVQTALKWHGAKLGIAIEVEKLGNLKDKKSLLGQLNWISSIVTDTIAYNALSKEVFEKLFREDLLVGTLWRRFLLAQRILKDSNCAPISHPPVPDCSEHLLWSFWDSALNNTLEHFRFEEYNGKTLIDEFFHEALSRTGVESLPLVLEALQLTKHSAKALEILQRDWPTIQNNSYLLGNMMYKLSKLLSSKNVELFNSSAELLAEIVRQDFTLGSQLPAFSCTNLCNNLLTLEIGNGQILKQLYLLVAFMKSESGAKFEDVDVRMLTLFLVSTVNEVLPLDKINQLQNFLEDSSPKVRAAALKAWIAANSESMQADCVINKIIPMIFENSCSLLMRRELTSELKTIAVEKLAELIAVTKQNTGTSIILPKPSKIKSKPKQKKCAQQNNTSSDTMTMAKVWRVINILCSDPDPETASVMQSLVAFVKQSSLAVDTGANKKTIKKKTAIEKNRPFLLAPKESFIEVALRELFEKSFLADVAMANGDADITQDLAVNAPNGQCINQQLRSFPTQRAPELIHFGPQQQLAFAYRDRVVWQNYTEDCNYSLKPVASTGDSCTTVSSLLFLPSATTSHLLVGHSNGVVRVWQSNVLLSAWQALYDMDCFGSSRSTDASKGLLLCAFGENEVVTAGESKQIRVWDLNSEMMTTDLPTGVDQPITALVNQNRRNIVAGFADGSMRIYDLRTAGSGKVTVTAKHIKSVCSIGIQSDNYTVISACVAGTVTVMDWRKLSNPVKSWCYDQPVSNIAIHEQLQLVAGTIEAVDVRSVLGEELYKVYRTDGDGNVLVEGARKRCPSSSVAFHPTKPLMCTGYKDNTAVLYGAQAREAN, encoded by the exons ATGGaag TAGATCTACAAACTATTACCTCGCTTCATTTAAACGCAACTTTCGTGCTACCGGATATTGTCGCCTGGGAGCTAACGGAGCGCACGGACAGTTGGATTAATGTCCATTGGCTAGAAAAACGGACCGTTTTAGAGGCAGTAAAcgctgaaactgaactgaccGATCTAGATAGGGAGCAATCGTACTCTGTCCGGGCAGGTTTTCGTAGCCTTCCAGACCCTACCGATTTGGAGTTGAAAAAGATTTGTCGACTGCTGAATGACAAtaataaaaggaaaaataacATCTATAAGCGACCACTGGTGCACTATAACGGTCATTCGGTTGAGGCCGGAAACCCAGaagaaaaactgtttttgatgCATGATGATCGATATACTGGGAAAATAAACCGGGTGGATGCTTCGCTGGTGCAAGAATGGCTGGAAATGCCGGCTGTTTTTGTATACGATTGCGATTCAGCTGGACGATTTTTGGAGGGTCTTTCGGAAGACAACGAAAATTTACATTTGGCAAGCTGCGGTGTTCATGAAAAACTACCCGAACTGCAGAGGGATCTCTTCAGCCGCGTGCTGTCTTGTCCGGTACAAACAGCACTGAAATGGCATGGCGCAAAATTGGGCATCGCCATTGAGGTTGAGAAGCTTGGCAATTTGAAAGACAAAAAGTCACTGCTTGGACAACTGAACTGGATTTCATCTATCGTAACGGACACTATAGCCTACAACGCGCTTTCAAAGGaagtatttgaaaaattgtttaggGAAGATTTACTTGTTGGCACGCTGTGGAGAAGGTTTCTGCTTGCGCAAAGAATTCTGAAGGATTCAAATTGTGCGCCTATTTCGCATCCTCCGGTGCCCGATTGCAGTGAACATTTGCTCTGGTCATTTTGGGATTCTGCCTTGAATAATACTTTAGAACATTTTCGGTTTGAAGAATACAACGGAAAAACATTAATCGATGAATTCTTTCACGAAGCATTATCACGAACCGGTGTAGAA AGTTTACCACTTGTGTTGGAAGCTTTGCAATTAACTAAACATTCCGCAAAAGCGTTGGAAATCTTACAACGTGATTGGCCCACGATTCAAAACAATTCTTATCTCCTGGGAAACATGATGTACAAACTTTCCAAACTGCTCAGCTCAAAAAATGTCGAATTATTCAATAGTTCGGCTGAGTTACTTGCAGAAATTGTTCGTCAGGATTTTACGCTTGGAAGTCAGTTGCCAGCGTTTAGTTGCACTAATCTCTGCAATAACCTCCTAACTTTGGAGATAGGAAACGGCCAAATTTTGAAGCAACTGTATCTTCTGGTGGCGTTCATGAAATCTGAATCGGGAGCTAAATTCGAGG ATGTGGACGTTCGAATGTTGACCCTGTTTCTGGTGTCAACGGTAAATGAAGTTCTGCCACTAGATAAGATAaatcaattgcaaaattttttggaaGACTCTAGTCCAAAAGTTCGTGCCGCGGCTCTAAAAGCTTGGATTGCCGCAAATAGCGAGTCGATGCAAGCTGACTgcgtaataaataaaataattccaatgatttttgaaaactcgtGCAGTTTATTGATGCGCAGAGAATTGACCTCTGAGCTAAAAACCATTGCAGTCGAAAAACTTGCTGAACTAATTGCAGTCACAAAACAAAATACTGGCACTTCAATAATTCTGCCAAAACCAAGCAAAATTAAAAGTAAGCCCAAACAGAAAAAATGTGCACAACAAAATAACACATCCTCCGATACAATGACCATGGCAAAAGTGTGGCGTGTGATTAACATTCTATGTTCAGATCCTGATCCGGAAACAGCATCCGTTATGCAATCTCTAGTTGCATTTGTAAAGCAAAGTTCACTTGCAGTAGACACAGGAGCCAacaaaaaaactattaaaaagaaaacagcCATTGAAAAAAATCGACCATTCCTGCTTGCACCCAAGGAGTCTTTCATCGAGGTTGCATTGCGAGAATTATTTGAAAAATCCTTCCTTGCCGATGTCGCGATGGCTAATGGTGACGCTGACATCACACAGGACCTTGCGGTAAACGCACCAAACGGTCAATGCATAAACCAACAACTTCGTAGCTTTCCAACACAACGTGCTCCAGAGCTAATACATTTTGGACCACAGCAACAGTTGGCCTTTGCCTACAG AGATCGTGTTGTTTGGCAGAATTACACTGAAGATTGTAATTACAGTCTTAAACCCGTTGCTAGTACGGGAGATTCTTGTACTACCGTTTCGAGTCTTTTATTCCTTCCGTCTGCAACGACATCTCATCTGCTTGTGGGCCACAGCAATGGAGTAGTACGTGTGTGGCAATCAAATGTTTTATTAAGCGCTTGGCAAGCTCTGTATGATATGGATTGCTTCGGGTCATCAAGGTCGACAGACGCCTCGAAAGGTTTGCTTCTATGCGCCTTCGGTGAAAACGAGGTAGTAACGGCCGGTGAATCCAAACAAATACGCGTTTGGGATTTAAACAGTGAAATGATGACCACAGACCTACCTACAGGAGTAGATCAACCAATCACTGCTTTGGTAAACCAAAATCGTCGAAATATTGTTGCAGGTTTTGCCGACGGATCGATGCGCATCTATGATTTACGAACTGCCGGAAGCGGTAAGGTAACGGTCACAGCAAAACACATCAAATCGGTTTGTTCGATCGGCATTCAAAGCGATAATTACACTGTGATTAGTGCCTGCGTAGCAGGAACCGTCACTGTGATGGATTGGAGAAAACTATCCAATCCAGTGAAAAGTTGGTGCTACGATCAACCAGTTTCGAACATTGCTATCCACGAGCAGTTGCAACTGGTCGCCGGTACCATCGAAGCTGTAGACGTGCGTTCGGTGCTTGGCGAAGAGTTGTACAAAGTGTACCGAACGGACGGGGATGGAAATGTCCTCGTCGAGGGAGCCAGAAAACGATGTCCTTCCAGCAGCGTAGCATTTCATCCCACCAAACCGCTGATGTGCACCGGGTACAAGGACAATACGGCGGTACTGTATGGAGCTCAGGCCCGTGAGGCTAATTAA